In Fusobacterium varium, the following are encoded in one genomic region:
- a CDS encoding efflux RND transporter periplasmic adaptor subunit produces the protein MKKLGCLVILLTMVMTGCGKKEEKVIEEKVKYVITEPATVRKMNQIFKSDAVLEPKNKVDHKTEQGGTIEKILKRNGDKVKKGELVMELSDSATESAYFSAKANYNSSLSAMNIAKNNYLKFKNLYEKQLVSYLEYVGYENTYVGAKGSYEAAKASYEAAKSDYNKLFRRAEIDGVVGNLFGKVGNEIAASEVVFTVVDDTTMETYVGFPAEWLTQIQVGQGIDVEVGALNNKKYVGKILEINPIADSVTKKYMIKLGIDNKEKDIKDGMYAYVTVPVGEVNVLSVSDESIFVRNLLSYVFKVEDGVAKRVEVKTGATNLPYTEISSTSLKEGDRVVVKGIFGLEEGNKVEENPEAK, from the coding sequence ATGAAAAAATTAGGTTGTTTAGTAATTTTACTAACAATGGTAATGACAGGTTGCGGAAAAAAAGAAGAGAAAGTGATAGAAGAGAAGGTTAAATATGTAATAACAGAACCAGCAACAGTTAGAAAGATGAATCAAATATTTAAATCTGATGCTGTATTAGAACCTAAAAATAAAGTTGACCATAAAACAGAACAAGGTGGAACAATAGAAAAGATTTTAAAAAGAAATGGAGATAAAGTAAAAAAAGGAGAGTTAGTAATGGAACTTTCTGACTCAGCTACTGAATCAGCATATTTCTCAGCAAAAGCTAACTATAATTCATCTTTATCAGCTATGAATATAGCAAAAAATAACTATTTAAAATTTAAAAATCTATATGAAAAACAATTAGTTTCATACCTTGAATATGTTGGTTATGAAAATACTTATGTAGGAGCAAAGGGAAGTTACGAAGCAGCAAAGGCATCTTATGAAGCAGCTAAAAGTGACTATAACAAACTATTTAGAAGAGCTGAAATAGACGGTGTAGTAGGAAATCTATTTGGTAAAGTTGGAAATGAGATTGCAGCAAGTGAAGTTGTATTTACAGTTGTAGATGATACTACTATGGAAACTTATGTTGGATTCCCTGCTGAATGGCTAACTCAAATTCAAGTTGGACAAGGAATAGATGTTGAAGTTGGAGCATTAAATAATAAAAAATATGTTGGAAAAATTCTTGAAATCAACCCAATAGCTGATTCAGTAACTAAAAAATATATGATTAAACTTGGAATTGATAATAAAGAAAAAGATATTAAAGATGGTATGTATGCTTATGTAACTGTTCCAGTTGGAGAAGTAAATGTATTATCTGTTTCTGATGAATCAATATTTGTAAGAAACCTATTAAGCTATGTATTTAAAGTTGAAGATGGAGTAGCAAAAAGAGTAGAGGTAAAAACTGGAGCTACAAACTTACCTTATACAGAAATCTCATCTACAAGTTTAAAAGAGGGAGATAGAGTAGTAGTAAAAGGAATATTTGGACTAGAAGAAGGAAATAAAGTAGAAGAAAATCCAGAAGCAAAATAA